The proteins below are encoded in one region of Helianthus annuus cultivar XRQ/B chromosome 2, HanXRQr2.0-SUNRISE, whole genome shotgun sequence:
- the LOC110898324 gene encoding uncharacterized protein LOC110898324, with amino-acid sequence MFKSASNKGSIEVRNVQLQDSFCSLCGDNEETTDHILTGCGLAAGVWAAISVWCRVPNIFAFSTKDLVSAQAQQGWPENKKIIVQGIITIAAWRVWKARNEKTFSNKVPKVADIISDIKTLGFLWFKNRAKWGSVDGDKWCKFDIM; translated from the coding sequence ATGTTTAAATCGGCTTCCAACAAAGGTAGCATTGAGGTAAGAAACGTGCAGCTCCAAGATTCGTTCTGTTCGTTATGTGGGGACAATGAAGAAACGACGGACCATATTCTTACTGGATGCGGTTTAGCGGCTGGAGTGTGGGCTGCCATCTCGGTTTGGTGTAGGGTGCCAAACATATTTGCCTTTTCGACAAAGGACCTTGTCTCTGCACAAGCTCAGCAAGGTTGGCCGGAGAATAAGAAGATCATTGTTCAAGGTATTATTACGATTGCCGCGTGGAGAGTGTGGAAAGCGAGGAATGAGAAGACATTTTCGAATAAGGTTCCTAAAGTGGCGGATATTATCTCGGACATTAAGACGTTGGGTTTTTTATGGTTTAAGAATAGGGCGAAATGGGGTTCGGTGGATGGGGATAAATGGTGTAAATTTGACATTATGTAA